tatcgctgctctgactgtggaaaGAGTTTCAAACACTCAAACAGCCTTGTTTTACACCACCGAATTCACACAGGAGCgaaaccatatcgctgctctgactcTGGTAAGAGTTTCAAACACTCAAACAGCCTTCTTTTACACCAGGGAATTCACACAGGAGCGAAAGTgcatcgctgctctgactgtgggaagagtttcacccAGTTAGGAAACCTGAATActcaccaacgaattcacacaggagagaaaccgtatcgctgctctgaatgtggaaagagtttTAGTCAGTCAAACTGCCTTGTtttacaccagcgaattcacacaggtgagaaaccatatcgctgctctgactgtgggaagagtttcaatctgGCAGGCAGCCTTGTAAttcaccaacgaattcacacaggagagagaccatatcactgctctgactgtgggaagagttttgaTCTGGCAGGCAGCCTTGTAAttcaccaacgaattcacacaggagagagaccGTATCACTGCTTTGACTGTGGAAAGCGTTTCACTCAATTaggaaacctgaaaacacaccaacGAGTTCACTCTGGAGAGAAACCGtttcgctgctctgactgtgggaagagtttcaaacaCTCAAACAGCCTTGTtttacaccagcgaattcacacaggagcgAAACTGTATcgttgctctgactgtgggaagagtttcaatctgGCAAGCAGCCTTGTAATGCACCAacaaattcacacaggagagagaccgtatcactgctctgactgtgggaagagtttcgaTCTGGCAGGTAGCCTTGTAAttcaccaacgaattcacacagggGAGAGACCGTATCACTGCtttgactgtgggaagagtttcactcAATTaggaaacctgaaaacacaccaacGAGTTCActcaggagagaaaccgtatcattgctctgactgtgggaaaaATTTTAAACACTCAAACAGCCTTGTtttacaccagcgaattcacacaggagggaagccgtatcgctgctctgactctGGGATGTGTTAGGAAACCTGAATCCCTTTCTCACGCTGAAAAGAGCTGTAAActtgttcacacaggagagagttgttgttgtaaagcgctttgtgatggtggtccactatgaaaggcgctatataaaataaagattaattgattgaacCAGAGCAGGAATGGTGCTTGCGGCTCACGAGGTTGCAGCAGTCAAGATCGCattcttctgacttaatatcacataaactccagcagaaaggctgtacaaaacatagacacacacacccacacacactgtacacttcCGCTGTTATACTCTTACCTGTTGATGCCTGTCATTatcacagtacattttt
This window of the Polyodon spathula isolate WHYD16114869_AA chromosome 24, ASM1765450v1, whole genome shotgun sequence genome carries:
- the LOC121298649 gene encoding zinc finger protein 883-like isoform X2, coding for MESAQIKDEFPEPELVPIREFIASLPIKKELCEMQCDSSQLEVSEIKAEHNELVIPQTEEPLPVKQEEVLETLCIKREPPEVEFDLLEPGREESEDFKPNIPELEPVRLRECSVVLERICVREPGASYSECRLAGSSPAAKVRAGGGEYPDSGKGFTQFGNLNTHQRIHSGEKLYRCSDCGKSFDLAGSLVIHQRIHTGERPYHCFDCGKSFTQLGNLKTHQRVHSGEKPYRCSDCGKSFKHSNSLVLHQRIHTEAKLYRCSDCGKSFNLASSLVMHQQIHTGERPYHCSDCGKSFDLAGSLVIHQRIHTGERPYHCFDCGKSFTQLGNLKTHQRVHSGEKPYRCSDCGKSFKHSNSLVLHHRIHTGAKPYRCSDSGKSFKHSNSLLLHQGIHTGAKVHRCSDCGKSFTQLGNLNTHQRIHTGEKPYRCSECGKSFSQSNCLVLHQRIHTGEKPYRCSDCGKSFNLAGSLVIHQRIHTGERPYHCSDCGKSFDLAGSLVIHQRIHTGERPYHCFDCGKRFTQLGNLKTHQRVHSGEKPFRCSDCGKSFKHSNSLVLHQRIHTGAKLYRCSDCGKSFNLASSLVMHQQIHTGERPYHCSDCGKSFDLAGSLVIHQRIHTGERPYHCFDCGKSFTQLGNLKTHQRVHSGEKPYHCSDCGKNFKHSNSLVLHQRIHTGGKPYRCSDSGMC